The window GAGGCAATACAGAagcaaaagacaaaagaaaagcgCTGGCAATGATATATGTGTTGACAGAGACTAAGAGGGGgaatgtgtgcgtgtttgtgtgtgttaaaggagaatatatgaaaaagaaaatcagctgGCTGATATAGAGCTCCCATTGTACACCACTTTGCCTTGGACACAGGTCCTGATAGGCCTAAATGGTGTGTATTAGGAGACACAACGCTGCCAATATCACTGTCCAGGGAAAGGTGTTCAAATGAGCGCTGAGCATTTCCACTGAAACTACACGCTTTTGTCCTGCATGTACCGGTCTATTCAGTAAGAAGGGGTATCTGTTTGTAGGTTTGTAAGTAAATATGCTTTAATCTAAATCATCTGCACACCtatgcatgtttgtgtataCAGGCTACATCCAAATTTTATTGCACTACAAATGTTAGCTGTTGTTTGTATCGCCCAAGGTGGTAATACTTGGATGTTAATGTACAAGAAAACATGAAGTATATAAAATCTGTATGTTGTCTTGAATCTGTAAATTGTCAGGACGGGAGATAAGGATGGCATCCCTGAAAATGCAACTATTGAATTCATATGTTCTCAAGAGATAATTTtccataattttttttcttcaactcTCCTTTACTTCATCTCGCCTTCTCGgtattgtccatcttctctatCCACCTCTCCTTCTCAATCTTTCCCCCTTTCTCCTTTTCACGCTCACCTCCCAGGGAGTCGGCATGGCTAACAAAGGTCCATCCTTCGGCCTGAGCCGGCAGGTTCAGGATAAGATCGACAGCAAGTACGACCCCGAGCTGGAGCAGATCCTGGTGGAGTGGATCAGCCGTCAGTGTGGATCCGGTGCGGGAAAGCCAGAGCCAGGCAAAATGGGCTTCCAGGCCTGGCTTAAAGACGGATGTGTGAGTGCAACATGCCCGTTTGATCGCTTGTTTTCGATGTTCTGAACgttaattgtctttttttatgcCTCTCCATCCTTTCGTTCTACCCAGGTTCTGAGCGAGCTGATCAACAGTCTGTTTGCCGGAGATAAACCTGTGAAGAAGATCCAGAGCTCATCCATGGCCTTCAAACAGATGGAGCAGATCTCCCAGTTCCTCAACGCTGCTGAGAAGTATGGCGTCACCAAGACTGACATGTTCCAGACTGTGGACCTTTGGGAAGGTGAGAAGGGTTTTGTGAAAGACTTGGCTCGGGTTTAAGCACTTTGGTTGTATGGCAGAGGACTAGGATATGACAATGCACATGTGGAAACATCCCAGTGTGACTGATGCTTAGAGTTATTATTGACAGCTGTATTTGTGTTGGGGGACAGGTAAAGACCTGGCGGCAGTGCAGAGGACCCTGTCAGCTCTGGGAAGCTTGGCCATCACTAAGGATGAAGGCACATACAATGGAGACCCTAACTGGTTCTTCAAGTGAGTCCAATTCATGAAACTTTAGCTGCTTTATCTCACTGACTCCAGTTAGCATTTATAAAACACTCCAGTGACATTATTAATGATGtgttgcaggaaagcccaggaGAACAAGCGAGACTTCAGCGATGACCAGCTGAAGGCGGGCAAAAACGTGATTGGCCTACAGATGGGGTCCAATAAGGGAGCCAGTCAGGAGGGCATGAGCTACGGAAGGCCCCGACAGATCCTGTAAAATCTACCCAAAACCTCCTCAGCCCCTTACACTTTCTTAGAGCCTGTAAACCTCTAACCAGTCCACTACAACTCCCCTTTCATCATACAACATTTTATGCTTTAGAAATTAGTTACTTTCTAACAAGTACCCCTTACTTCTTGGTCTTGACACTTGCCCCCGAGCCCGTTATGTATATGCTTGCACTGGTGATCATCACAGAGCTCACCATGCTTAGTCCTTCTCACTGCAGTTAGGACCACTACATCTGAATGTTTGTAGTCTTAAGCGGAAATTGTAACCATAAAAATGATCAATGCATTGCCTTGGAggtaaaaacaagatgacaatGTGCCAAAAGTTGAGCTGTTCATACCTAATATGAAACAGCAATGATATTACAGATAACTGACCACTGTCTCATCTCTGATACATAAGAAATGTCATGTTTCCTAGATTTTAGAAACACTAGTTTTGGATTCTGACACAAATACCAATGTGTTTACGCAACTTACAGAGGGGATATTCTTTCCAAATTGTGTTACAACCCGTAGCGTACCAGTGCTTCATATAATTTACAATATTGTTCTTTGTTCATTGTTCTTACCTACCACTTCCCACAATGCTACGCCTGCTGTATCAGCACCAATATTTTTGTACATTGTCTTATTAAATAATGACTTTGAAATACATTCTTGAGTTGACTTTGTGATTCTGGGTATTTCAGCTCGACCATTCAGATCAATATCTTTCTTTTACTACCAATATTTCAAAGGGCAGTctatcttaaaggaatacttcaccccaaaAATGATCATACATCTATaagttactcaccccatgttaccttgaatttctCAAGGAAAGccgtttttctcgcatgcctccacagtgagtgaagaatccaaaaaaaacaaaataatctgtTTATAAACTCACACAACTCGGGCAGTAcaatcaaagtctcatttatccaccTGTGTGCCCAGTACTACTTAAATACATGCATTTTTACATAAACCTTGCTATTTAAGACCCTTCCCTCTCACGCACGAATGAGTAATACATCATGGCAAATGCAtacatttgaactctgcttgtCAATTTCACTGAAATCCcgttccgtttccactgtgaaaagttgtggatggtaccaatggaaccgttccgtaccgtccccatgtttggtcccccctctgttggggtacctagcacacagatctggtactaaaaggtggagctgtgaacactgcagtctgattggtcaatagaggacggtcactctgctcagggctgagttgtgtctggttttgaggctcatgtaaccactgttcatactgtggagagttttattagtaaactgtaactataaaatgaaaggatgttttgctgcctctcacagcagctggagtctgagaaaaaataacttcattcactgggccgactgctggcaacttttaaggtggaacatttacttgtaatgttactcaatgcatgagttgaccaTGACAATctatcagcacaccttaaatatcactgtgacaactttgaccatcactttagtttttatactttatatgacaaacaatattaataatgagtggatcttcaagtgtttatatattaattttgggCTTGAGcttcgttcctgtgggctccagcaacactaaacccctgagcttgcctgagaaggactaaatgcacaaacctgctatttttaaatatcccatggagagagactctcactgcagcctgttttattttgttctgcaaatgtcagcatgcagcctcgttctgtggacgttaaacgaggtgcagacttccatctgtgtcaccagtaatgaggaaatacagtaagtgctggatggagcagtgagtgacaacaaccccgcccacattaagagtactgtttgtggtggaaatgctagggtctaggtaccatgtctgaagggctACTATTGGTTCCAAAGCTACCATACTGACATCATActgtgtttggtggaaacggggttTTAGTCTTGTTTAATTTCTTTTGCCATTTTTACCACCTTCAGAGAATTTCTTGTGCAGAAACTAGAACCAGGGTTTAAAATGAACCTTTTAGTCTGCTTGCCACTGTGGCTGCAGGATTCCAAAATCCACCAGCAACTCAACAGATCACTGTtggtttctatttttttttttggctgatgactgaagcaaatctagcagccacttgtaTATTTTACAAGCATTTGGCTGGCAGCTGGtcctaatttccaaccctgactACCAACATGTCAAACCATAATAAGTGtgtggtttttgtgtgtaactgtgtgtgagaAACCATGTTAACAATCTAAGATGATATTCCATCAAcagttttttattatcattcCGATCACCTGTGACTTGCACAGCAAAACACAGCTTCCAACTTCACTCCAAGCGCTCCTTTCCATTAAAAAATTAGAGCTCTTTAATACATTCTTAAAAACACTTTGTATAAATCATTAAACACAGTTGGTATAGATATCTGTACAGCAGGCACACATTGTGTATATATTACActtcttaaaaaaatacatatacaaaTCCCACACTTGAAAATCCCACTTCAAGTTTTCATCAGTAGTTGGTTGATAAACCCGCAGATAATGACGCCAGACTTAAAATCACCTCAGAAAAtaaatcttattttgaaaaatacgtCAGTATTCTCTTAAAACCTCACATATGAGGACAAATTCTCTCATGGAAGACCTTACATATTACAAGCACACCCACTCatgtcacaacacacacactcaggggGGGCAgaagatcacacacacacactctcacacacagcagattcCTATCGTCCAGTAGTGCACATCATATTCTTATCATACCTTATGGTTTAATGACCCCACAGGTGTCAGTAAAGTGTACCCCATTAATCTGTAAGCTCAGTTCTTTCACATTTACACGCAGACAAGCCTGTTTACACACTTTCACGCATGCAAACATGCAATTATACtgcaacatttaaacattttcgGTCCCAAACCTAATCCTGGTGGGAACTAAAACCCCGGACTAATACAATTTCCTCACTTTGGAGATTTTTCCTCATTTTATCCTTCTTTACGAGGACATTTGTTCGGGGGACCAGTGAACaagaactcacacacacaccacatgtaCCGTCACGACATAGATTATCATAAAAGGCCACGTTTGGGGAATGCAGACATGGACAAAGAGTCCACTCTTCAGTCAAGTCCATCTGCAGACTACACTGtgacccccccaccaccacagataatgcctggttcacactacacgacatGAACCCTGATTTTCCACTCGCCGAAGGTTTTTGGAGCTCCCTGACAAAAGCCCCAGAGAAGAAGCGAGGTTGTGAGTCGACCTGCGCATCACGCACACTCACCTGGGAATCCTCATGGTGACAGATCTTGTAGTGTGTGACTCCCTGTAGTATGAAAACTACAGCTCCAAGACAGTTAGTTATGTAGTGTGAACAGTACCGCGATCTGACGACTATGAACGTTGTGCAGTGTGAACTGGAGACCAGCGAGGAGAGGGTGGAAGCCTGAGACGTCCCATGAGATCAGACAGCGAAAGGTTTAAGACCCATCATCTGGCTCAGTGCTATGTTGTCAGCCGCTCTCCACTTAAAAGCGGCACTTTGGCCTCGGAGTCCAACACTGCATGCAACTCCACCCCAGAGTCCTGCTCCTCTTCGTccgcatcctcctcctcctcctcctctaccagcgcctcctccactcctctccctctgcgGCCTTTCCTGGCCCGGTGACCTCCCCGTCTCCTGCGCAGGCAGAGGAGGCCCCTGAGGTCCAGGTTGGCCAGAGTGACCTCCAGTGTGTAGTAGAGGGACCAGAAAAGAGCGAAGCAGCCCAGCAACAGCAGGAACTGGAGGGGAGGACAAGGAGAGAGGTAGAGGAGGTAAAtaacaacagtgtgtgtgaatgggtgaatgtgacaggtAGTATGAAAACACTTGGAGTGGTCGGAAAACCAAAAAGGCGACCAAGTCCTATTTCTTGCTAGCTGATGTCCCTCCTACTTTTCCACAGATCCAATAATGATGTCTAGTTTAAGGCTACAAATAAGAGGTTATGGTTATATGGACAAATATAAATATCTAGGATTTAGGTCTGCTAGTCCTCGTGACACAGAAATGGTTTGAATGCAGCCTGAGATGAAGTGTGAGGCTAAGCTCAGGACACATAGGCCCTAAATAGATAAAAGGGGAAATGCATAAAAGATATTGTATATTTCAGAAACAGCTTCTCGAAGCTGGTCAGACGTGTCTATTGTTGAAATTGAGCTAAAGTAGGCCAATCCCTCCTTCAACATATCCCAACattcaacttaaaaaaagatCCTCCTTCAGGTTGTTTACTCTGAGTAGGAACATTTCTGATTTGCCTAGAGGTGgaactatcactttaatgtGGATTTAAATGTGGAGCAGGGAGCAGTCTGGTTGTGTCAAGACAAAGGTTAGAGAGATACAGACAGATGTGGTAAACATGTATAGTGTTGGATAGTTTACCTTGAGGCTGTTGGAGGTGAAGGGGCTGACGATCTCTGGAGGGATGTCCAGGCCTGGAGGGCAGGGCAGAGAGAAATTGCTGTCCAGATACTTGCCACTCATCGCCTCCTCCAACAGCCTGTCAATCAACGCATAGCCAGTTAATATGCAGAATATCTTTCCAGCTTTGTGTCAGTTAAAAACACTGAGCCAGTCAGGTGACAGGTATTCTAACCAATTCAGTACAAGAAATTAAGATGCAGGCTAATCATTATAGACACTGCTGTGTCATGACTGTGCCCCTGTGCTCTGTTcctctgctgttgctgtgtcttctCTCTCCAGGGCTGCAGGGGGCTATCAGCAGCACCTGGGCCCAGTGTGCCCCATGCATACAAGCAGGAGCAGCAGCCAAACCTTTGGGGCAGATTTCCTCACCTCTGTGTTGTGGATTTTGttctcttttctctgtttttacgGCACAACATGTAGCACATGTATACTCATTCACTCACGTCACTAGTGACTATGAAGATTCATCCCACCTACAGTATCCATTTGCATTTGTTGGTGATTTTTGTGGCAAATAAAAGACTTTATTAGTTAGTATAATGTGTGTCTCCTATTTCATATGAGTAAAGGAAATCTACGCTAGGCTAATTAATACAATGTAAATGCCAAAGGCTTgatgctaataacgttagcatattatatttgtttggaaaatgtgtttagtctACGACAGctattttgttggtgaaccttgagCTAAAATTTGTAATGCTTCctatgttaaatgttgctgttgtccctggttttatatgagtagaggaaaagtctgctagccgctaggcttattcatacaatgtaaaataccataggcttaggctaatgacattagcatgttgtatttgtggagaaagTATGTcgagataaagacaagtgttttgtctgtgaatgctgcgagttatagtgaagctgatttgtgtacttgtgtttgaaattgtcgtgATTAAAAGCCATGTTTTTTAATCGACTAAACTttgcagcacttcacagaaaccccgcccccaactagtgttttgaaggtgtcactgcagagtgacacagacacactcacaacGGCacaggctctgcatagagctgacgcacaagtatgtTTGTTTGATCGGCTctgaagacagaaaacagagcaaCAGCAGAGGGGCTGTTACAAAAATAGTTGTCACAAGTAAATAAAATGGGAATGAAAACAACACAGCTCCAAGGAAGGAAACCACAAGCAATCAACAACAGAGACAATCTCAGTGCTGTCCTGATGGCAGCATGAAAAGCCTGCGAGGTCTTACCTCTGTCTGTCCTTGACCTCGCTGAAGGTCATAGAGGAACCATACAGGGTCAACTGCCACTGCTTCAACATTCCCACAGCTGCACACTGCTCAAGTGCCGGCTCCTCTGCAGGAACAGAGAGAAGGGTCAGTGTGGGCAGGAGAGGTACTCTACATGTCAAAGACGACTATACAAGAGACAGATATGTGAGTGCTCATGACTCCCACTCCTGCAAAGACATTCCCGTGCCTTTGCTGACGATATCTGTCACTTGTGTCAGTGCGTGAGCAGAGTCTTACTGTGGTCCGATATCTTGAGGGTGTATTGGCCTTCAGCTTTCTCTCCCCAGCAGCGCACCGTGGAGAAAGTCCAGTCCTGGTAGCCTGCAGGGTCTCTGTGTGCAAAGAGACTGCTTAGTTACACTGcaatctaaaacattttcatgtGACCATATTTCATCTGAGGTGCTGTTATATCTGACGACTGCTAATTTGCTTTGCATCTAAAACACTTAATTCTCCTATACTCAGGAAATTAAGACATTGATttactttttttgcttttgaacacattttataCACGTCTTACTGTTCTTAAAACAAAACCAATGCCTGGGTTTGTACCTGTCGATGGCCCGGCGTGCGCCGATGACTGACGTCATACCGCTAGGGCAGACCAACACAACCTCTAGGTTGCCACGGCAGGGGTGGGTTATCGTCACAGTAACAGCCACGTGCTCCAGTGTTTCCATTCCAGACTGTCTCAGGTCTGCAGCAGAGACTGAGGGAGAAGAGGGAACATCTTAGTGTTTGAGTGTGCCcgcaagtgtgtgtttgtgtgtgacaatATTCTGCGCTAAAAAGAACAGTTATGTGCCCATATGTGCAAAAATGTTATccttcattaaaacaaattaaaatgtcaacATGATTAGGAAGATGTGAAAACATAATTCTGCAGTCTACTTGAATAATTCAACATGGTTTGTGCAGAGTTgaatttaagacctttttaatagtgcattgaagacattttaacacCAATCACACTGGCCACAGCGTGAAAAGTATGACAGAAAATCTGTGGGGACGATGTGGCCCGGAatgatttatttctttataaCTCTACATATCACTTCCTGAAAGAGTCAAGCATAagatgcatggatggattaaccaataaataaatattaatgaatTCAAATTCATTTAAGTATTTGCTGAAATAACTCTTGCCGAATATGAGATGATGAGCTCCCTAGCCACAGTAGCTAGCAGCATTAGGGCTGTGATGAGAACTGCATCACCACAATACTGCGGTCATGTGACACTACCGCCGTTTTTTTGTTGCTGGAGTCAATATGATAGATTAATTGAAAAATGCACTACTGCTGTCACCGCTCTGTAGCCTCACTCAACGTGCCCCTAACAGCAGTTAGTGGAACTGCAACGAGAAGGAGAGTGAGATGGCGTCTGGATGCGGGCAAGAGATTGTACCAGATTATCACAGGTTATGAATTATACAGGAGCATCCATGATGTACAAACTAGAGATGCAGGATATATATCAAGCTAATAAATTATTGAAcgataatgggacatttttacaattgTGTATTTTTCCgattattaaaattaaagtaGATAAATAGCACTGATAACACAAAGGAAGACCGATACACCAGAGaattacacagtaacactggGCTTCATAATTTCCCTCACTCTTACTATTAACTATAAATGTAATACTTATTAAAACTCATTTTACGTTCACATCCCTGTATTTATCAAGTTGATCTGTAGTGTAAGGTTATAAGGGGGTAGGGGCGTTGAGTGTAGGCCATTTGATAATACCCCAGAAagtctccctctttttcacaGCCTAATGTTGGCAGGTATGGAAGAGTCGGagctgttctttgtttttgttgtgtttatagTGATGTCAGTTAGATTTGAGTCAAAGCTATGGGATATTAAATCATCCATATTTTCCCACTAAATCTCAGCCTTTCTTACCCCCAGGTGTGCATGAACTACAGGTTACACACTTCTTTTTAAGAtacaaaaatatgatgtttatCTTATCAGTTATCAGCCATGAGAAGCAGGTAATTATCGGTATTGgttgaaaaaaatcatgcaaGCTTGAGATAGTTGCACACCGGGAAAAAAATTGCAATTAAAACTAATTCTTTGTAAATTCAATCCTCCATCAGATTCTGGATGTTTCTTCACCACTTTCTCCCCGTGAAATATCAGTCAGTCCCACTGACCACCTCC is drawn from Epinephelus fuscoguttatus linkage group LG5, E.fuscoguttatus.final_Chr_v1 and contains these coding sequences:
- the tagln gene encoding transgelin isoform X1, which produces MATKGVGMANKGPSFGLSRQVQDKIDSKYDPELEQILVEWISRQCGSGAGKPEPGKMGFQAWLKDGCVLSELINSLFAGDKPVKKIQSSSMAFKQMEQISQFLNAAEKYGVTKTDMFQTVDLWEGKDLAAVQRTLSALGSLAITKDEGTYNGDPNWFFKKAQENKRDFSDDQLKAGKNVIGLQMGSNKGASQEGMSYGRPRQIL
- the tagln gene encoding transgelin isoform X2 translates to MANKGPSFGLSRQVQDKIDSKYDPELEQILVEWISRQCGSGAGKPEPGKMGFQAWLKDGCVLSELINSLFAGDKPVKKIQSSSMAFKQMEQISQFLNAAEKYGVTKTDMFQTVDLWEGKDLAAVQRTLSALGSLAITKDEGTYNGDPNWFFKKAQENKRDFSDDQLKAGKNVIGLQMGSNKGASQEGMSYGRPRQIL